A genomic window from Panthera tigris isolate Pti1 chromosome B4, P.tigris_Pti1_mat1.1, whole genome shotgun sequence includes:
- the LOC102967873 gene encoding histone H1.0: MTENSTSTPAAKPKRAKASKKSTDHPKYSDMIVAAIQAEKNRAGSSRQSIQKYIKSHYKVGENADSQIKLSIKRLVTTGVLKQTKGVGASGSFRLAKSDEPKRSVAFKKTKKEVKKVAAPKKAAKPKKAASKAPSKKPKATPVKKAKKKPAATPKKTKKPKTVKAKPVKASKPKKAKPVKPKAKSSAKRAGKKK; the protein is encoded by the coding sequence ATGACCGAGAACTCCACGTCCACCCCTGCGGCCAAGCCCAAGCGGGCCAAGGCGTCCAAGAAGTCCACAGACCACCCCAAGTATTCAGATATGATCGTGGCGGCCATCCAGGCGGAGAAGAACCGCGCTGGCTCCTCGCGCCAGTCCATCCAGAAGTACATCAAGAGCCACTACAAGGTGGGTGAGAATGCCGACTCGCAGATCAAGTTGTCCATCAAGCGCCTGGTCACCACTGGGGTCCTCAAGCAGACCAAAGGGGTGGGTGCCTCGGGGTCTTTCCGGCTGGCCAAAAGCGATGAGCCCAAGAGGTCGGTGGCCTTCAAGAAGACGAAGAAGGAAGTCAAGAAGGTGGCCGCCCCAAAGAAGGCAGCCAAGCCCAAGAAGGCTGCCTCCAAAGCTCCCAGCAAGAAGCCCAAAGCCACCCCAGTCAAGAAGGCCAAGAAGAAGCCGGCTGCCACGcccaagaaaaccaaaaaacccaagaCTGTCAAAGCCAAGCCAGTCAAAGCATCAAAGCCTAAGAAGGCCAAACCAGTGAAGCCCAAAGCCAAGTCCAGTGCCAAGAGGGCCGGCAAGAAGAAGTGA
- the GCAT gene encoding 2-amino-3-ketobutyrate coenzyme A ligase, mitochondrial, with amino-acid sequence MWACRLLHAGLSAAPRGRRAQSALTQLRGVLEEELEAIRGAGTWKSERVITSRQGPRIHVDGVSGGILNFCANNYLGLSSHPEVIQAGLQALEEFGAGLSSTRFICGTQSIHKDLEAKIARFHQREDAILYPSCFDANAGLFEALLTPQDAVLSDELNHASIIDGIRLCKAHKYRYRHLDMADLEAKLQEAQKHRLRLVATDGAFSMDGDIAPLQEICHLASRYGALVFVDECHATGFLGATGRGTDELLGVTDQVTIINSTLGKALGGASGGYTTGPEPLVSLLRQRARPYLFSNSLPPAVAGCASKALDLLMESNAIVQSMAAKTQRFRRKMKAAGFTVLGANHPICPVMLGDARLASCMADDMLKRGIFVIGFSYPVVPKNKARIRVQISAVHSEEDIDRCVEAFVEVGRLHGALP; translated from the exons ATGTGGGCCTGTCGCCTCCTCCACGCTGGTCTCTCCGCAGCCCCCCGCGGCCGCCGCGCGCAGTCGGCGCTGACCCAGCTGCGTGGCGTCCTGGAGGAGGAGCTGGAAGCGATCCGCGGGGCTGGCACCTGGAAGAGCGAGCGGGTCATTACGTCCCGTCAGGGGCCGCGCATCCACGTGGACGGTGTCTCCGGAG GAATCCTTAACTTCTGTGCCAACAACTATCTGGGCCTGAGCAGCCATCCCGAGGTGATCCAGGCAGGTCTGCAGGCCCTGGAGGAGTTTGGAGCCGGCCTTAGCTCCACTCGCTTCATCTGCGGGACCCAG AGCATCCACAAGGATCTAGAAGCAAAGATAGCCCGCTTCCACCAGCGGGAGGATGCCATCCTCTACCCTAGCTGTTTTGATGCCAACGCTGGCCTCTTTGAG GCCCTGCTGACCCCCCAGGATGCAGTCCTGTCGGACGAGCTGAACCATGCCTCCATTATTGATGGCATCCGTCTCTGCAAGGCCCATAAGTACCGCTACCGCCACCTGGACATGGCTGATTTGGAGGCCAAGCTGCAGGAGGCCCAG AAGCATCGACTGCGCCTGGTGGCCACGGATGGGGCCTTCTCCATGGATGGTGACATCGCACCCCTGCAGGAGATCTGCCACCTTGCCTCTCGATATGGTGCCCTGGTCTTTGTGGATGAATGCCACGCTACCGGCTTCCTGGGGGCCACAGGACG GGGCACGGATGAGCTGCTAGGTGTGACGGACCAGGTCACCATCATCAACTCCACGCTGGGGAAGGCACTGGGTGGAGCCTCAG GGGGCTACACAACAGGGCCTGAACCCCTGGTGTCCCTGCTCCGGCAGCGCGCTCGGCCCTACCTCTTCTCCAACAGCCTGCCCCCTGCTGTCGCCGGCTGTGCCTCCAAGGCCCTGGACCTGCTCATGGAGAGCAATGCCATCGTCCAGTCTATGGCGGCCAAGACCCAGCG CTTCCGCAGAAAGATGAAGGCTGCTGGCTTCACCGTCTTGGGAGCCAATCACCCCATCTGCCCTGTGATGCTGGGTGATGCCCGGCTGGCTTCTTGCATGGCAGATGACATGCTAAAGAGAG GCATCTTTGTCATCGGGTTCAGCTATCCGGTGGTCCCCAAGAACAAGGCCCGGATCCGGGTGCAGATCTCAGCAGTGCACAGCGAGGAGGACATCGACCGCTGTGTGGAGGCCTTcgtggaggtggggaggctgcATGGGGCACTACCCTGA